The Staphylothermus marinus F1 genome has a segment encoding these proteins:
- a CDS encoding HepT-like ribonuclease domain-containing protein, with the protein MENELVKEIKGIVGLRNIVVHLYADLDYDIVLQELPNIINNLSKYSLKLLECIDKLEIDP; encoded by the coding sequence ATCGAAAATGAGCTTGTCAAGGAAATTAAGGGAATAGTTGGATTAAGAAATATAGTAGTACACCTATACGCCGATCTAGATTATGATATAGTATTGCAGGAGCTACCAAATATTATAAATAACTTATCTAAATATTCATTAAAACTCTTAGAATGCATTGATAAACTAGAAATAGATCCATAA
- a CDS encoding HepT-like ribonuclease domain-containing protein yields MRKELLRRYNRFKKAIDLLSKLSLMNAESIIEDYVLISSLERNIQVAVEFIIDLSNYILSETIGEIQDTYKEHSQPRQ; encoded by the coding sequence TTGAGAAAAGAACTGTTAAGAAGATATAATAGGTTTAAGAAAGCTATTGATCTCTTAAGCAAATTATCGTTAATGAATGCGGAAAGTATTATTGAAGACTATGTTTTAATATCTAGTTTAGAGCGTAACATACAAGTTGCTGTAGAATTCATCATTGATTTATCAAATTATATATTGTCGGAGACCATAGGAGAAATCCAAGATACTTATAAAGAGCATAGTCAACCGCGTCAGTAA
- the mntA gene encoding type VII toxin-antitoxin system MntA family adenylyltransferase antitoxin has product MNKSIIDNVSSKLKIFVRNKYSDYIVYVYLFGSIIEERATRESDIDIAIRFYDHVSRGERWRIIKELLSMIDEDIDIVDLGRASPVLRMVVYSRGKLVYCRDRWILFLDQNRTVKQYNDYLYIAKPYYKKMVEYLEKRTVKKI; this is encoded by the coding sequence TTGAATAAGTCTATTATCGATAATGTATCTTCAAAGCTTAAAATATTTGTGAGGAATAAATATAGTGATTATATCGTATATGTATACCTATTCGGATCTATTATTGAGGAGAGAGCTACTCGAGAAAGTGATATAGATATAGCCATACGCTTCTATGATCATGTATCTCGTGGGGAGAGATGGAGAATCATTAAGGAGCTTTTAAGCATGATTGACGAAGACATAGATATAGTTGATCTTGGCAGAGCCTCGCCGGTTCTACGTATGGTTGTTTATAGTCGTGGAAAACTAGTCTATTGCAGGGATCGATGGATCTTATTCCTAGATCAGAATAGAACTGTAAAGCAGTACAATGATTACCTATACATCGCTAAGCCTTATTACAAGAAGATGGTGGAGTATCTTGAGAAAAGAACTGTTAAGAAGATATAA